AGGCAAATCATTAGAACAGATTGGAACTAATTTAATCATGCATTAAAATAAGACAAATATGAATTCCTCAGCTATAAAATCAGTAGTGTGTTTTGGTGAAATCCTTTGGGATAACCTTCCTGATGGCAAAAGACCGGGTGGTGCTCCTATGAATGTCGCCTATCACCTTCATAAATTAGGACTGCAAAGTCATTTGATCAGCAGCATTGGAAATGATGTTGCCGGAAAAGAGTTATTGGATTTTCTGAACGGGATAGGTATAGAAACGACCTGGATACAGACCAATGACAACTATGAAACCAGTCAGGTATTGGCGGCTATCAATGAGGAAAATGAAGTGAGTTATGAGATTGTCGCTCCTGTTGCCTGGGATGATATCAGGTGGGAGGGAGAAATGGAAAACCTGATTAAAACAGCTGATGCATTTGTGTTTGGAAGTCTTTGTTCCAGAAACGAAGCTTCACGCTCCACATTATTAAAAATGTTGACCCATGCCCGTTACAAGGTGTTTGATGTGAACCTGAGGGCACCGCATTACAGCCCTGAATTGGTGTCAGATCTGCTGCGGCAGGCTGATCTGGTTAAAATAAATTCAGCTGAACTTCGCTTAATATCCGAATGGAGTAACATTTCCTATACAAGAGAGCTGGATTGCATTGAAGCCATTTTCGATAAGTTCGGAATGAAAGAAATCCTGATTACAAAGGGACCACATGGTGCAACTTATTACAATAGAAGCCTGACCTATGAATATCCTGCGTATAGCATCAGTGTGGCAGATACCATAGGAAGCGGAGACTCCTTTCTGGCCGCATTTCTTGCCATGAAGCTTGCCGATGAACCGCTTGATGTTACGCTGGATTATGCGGTGGCAATGGGCGCATTTATTACGGCGCAGTCCGGAGCTTGTCCGGCATATTCAAAATTTGATTTCGACAGATTCATCTGGAAGCGGAAATGGTGCGCACCGGACATTGCTTTCCAATAATTAAACCAACCAATATAAACTTAAACCAAATTGTATGAAAAGAAATGATACTTCACCACCATAGCTAAAGGCAATTTTCGCGAGCTAACTAACCAAATAGGGATAGGTCAATTGTAAAATTGACCGGTCTTACCATACACTATTAATTATAACAAGGAAATGAAAATAAGATATTTTCTAATGCTCCTGACCATGTGCCTCTGTTCCCAAAATCTGAGCGCACAAAACAATACTACAGTTACCGGAACAGTAACAGACAACAAAGGAGAAACATTGATTGGCGTCGGCGTTTTACTCAAGGGAACCAAAACGGGTACCAGCACAAACAATCAGGGCCAGTATTCTCTATCCATCCCGGGAAATAATCCAATATTGGTGATCTCGTATCTTGGTTTTTTAAGCCAGGAGATTCCCGTAAACAACAGAACAAAAATTGATGTGTCTTTACAGCCGGACGCTAAAAACCTCGACGAGGTTGTGGTTACCGGTTATCAGACAGAAAAGAAAAAAGACCTCACCGGTGCGGTCTCAGTGGTCGACATGAAGGATGTTGCCAATATTCCCAGTGGGAACGTGATCTCTACCTTACAGGGGCGGGTCCCGGGTTTAAATGTGACCAATAGCGGTCAGCCGGGCGGAGTTGGAACAGGTGTTGGCATCCGTGGAATTACAACTATTAACAACAGCAGCCCGCTCTATGTTGTGGATGGTGTTCAGACCAGAAGTAATATTGCCACACTGCTTAACCCAAATGATGTAGAATCTATCCAGATCTTAAAAGATGCTGCCTCAGCATCTATTTATGGTACACAGGCCGCAAATGGGGTCATTATCATTACTACCAAAAAAGCAAAAAGAAACGAAACACATATTGATTTTGACGCTCAGCTAACCACCCAGTCTTTTCATACGGGTATAAAAATGCTGAGTGCCCAGCAATGGGGGGATGCTTACTGGCAAGCGAATATAAACGATGGCCGGGTGCCTAACCATGACCTTTATGGTTCAGGGGCAACAGCTGTGATTCCGGAATTTATTGATGCAGCGCAGCGCATCCGTTCGGCAAATACCAATTGGGCCAATGAGGTGTATGGTAATTCATTATTACAGAACTATAATCTGTCGATAGCAAAAGGATCCGAAAATGGTTCCACCAGTTTTTCAGTCAACTATTTTGATCAGGATGGCCTGGTTAAGTACACCAATTTTAACCGTCTTAACATGAGACTAAATTCTGATTACGGTTTCCTGAACAACAGAATCAGGGTTGGAGAAAACATGAACATCAGTAGGTGGACTGAAAAACTAAAACCCGGGGGAATAGAGGAACTGGCGATCGCACAACATCCAATCATTCCGGTATATGATATCTTAGGTGGGTACGCAGGACCTACTCAGGGTATAGGTGACAAGCCCAATCCTGTCAGGTTGCTGGATCAGCAGAAGCAAAATCGTCTGGAACAGTGGCGTATTTTTGGTAACCTCTACTTAGAAGCAGAGCCGGTCAAAAACCTGGTGTTCCGCTCCAACTTCAGTTTAAACTTCAGGAATGGCTTCTCCTCGAATTTTGAACCAAAATGGGCCGAAGGTGATAGAAAGGTAGATAAGAACAACCTGGTTACGGTAAATGATTACGACCGGGATTGGATATGGACCAATACTGCAAACTATAGCCTCAATGTTGGGAAGCATACGCTTACCGCATTGGCAGGTGTGGAATCCAAAGAATCTTATTTCGAAAATATATCAGGCAGAAGAGAGAATTACATTATTGAAGCTCCGGACTATCGCTACCTGGATGCCGGAGACGGTGCACAGACCAATGGTGGTACGGCTTCAAGAAATGCTACAGACTCTTATTTCGCAAAAGTAAACTATACCTTCAATGACCGGTATCTTTTGATGGGAACAGTGAGAAGGGACGCCTCCTCCAGGTTTGGAAAAAATAATAATGCAGGCATTTTCCCGGCCGCTTCTGCCGGCTGGAGGATCAGCCAGGAAGATTTTATGAAAAAAGTGGACTGGATCTCTGACCTTAAAATCAGGGCGAGCTGGGGTCAGAATGGGAATGACCTGCTGGACAATGAAGCTACCTACACCAAATATTCTACCAATCTGGTGAGTGGTGGCTATGATATCGGCGGGATCAACCAGGGCGTAATTCCCCGTGGCATCCTGAAGGACAGGACCGGAAGTCCGAATGTAAAATGGGAGGTGACTACACAAACCAATTTCGGACTCGATGTAGCCATGTTAAAAAACCGCTTGAACCTGACCCTTGATTATTACATCAAAGATACTAAAGACATGCTGATTGACCGTCCTTATATCGCATTGATTGGAGAAGGAGGGTATATGGCTTATAACGGAGCCTCTTTGAATAACAAAGGGTTTGAAGCCATTGTCAACTGGCAGGATAAGGTCGGTTCAGATTTTACCTACGACCTTACCTTCAGTGCATCAGCCTATAAGAATAAAGTAACTTCAGTGCCTGATGATATTTTTTATACCTATGGTGGAGGAAACGGGATTGACCGCACAATTGTGGGGCAGCCCCTTGGCTCCTGGCTGGGACTCCAGACCGACGGCCTTTATAAAACGGATGCCGACCTGAACAATGGAATCAACCAACAGGGTAAAGGTCTTGGCAGAATCCGCTATGTGGATACCAATGGTGACAAAATCATCAATGACCGGGACAGGGTATGGCTTGGTTCCGACCAACCCAAATTTATTGGGGGATTAAATGTTGCCCTTACTTACAAGGCCTTTGATTTCTCTTTCTTCGTCAACGGAATGGTTAGGAAAGCTTATAACAATTCGAAGTTCTACACCGACTTTTTTCAACTCTGGACCGGTAATCATGGAACCAGACTTCTGGATGCCTGGAATCCAAACACCAATCCGGATTCAAACATTCCCGGACTTACTGCACTTAATCTGGGCAATGAAGGGCAAACCTCAGATTATTTCGTTGAAAATGGCAACTATCTTAAATTAAAGAACATTCAGCTGGGCTATACGCTACCCGCAGAAATTGCTTCCAGATTTAAGTTGAAAACGGTAAGGTTTTATGTACAGGGACAAGACCTCTTTACCATCACTAACTATACGGGGGCGGATCCGGAAGGTTTGGGTTATCCATATCCATTGCCAAGGACATTTACATTCGGTGCCAGGGTTGGATTTTAAGTATTATACCTAGTTAAAAGTATACGATCATGAAAATTAAATATACATTGTTAGCGGTTCTCTTTGTTTTTTCCGCCTGCAAAAAAGACTTTTTGGATAGCAAACCAAAAGCAAAGCTCAGTGATGAGCTGTTAAATACACCAGAAGGAATTGAAGGACTTTGCATCGCTGCTTATGCTGCACTTGCGGGGCCGGATGGTCAGGGAACACATGAAAGGCCTACCACCAACTGGATCTATGGAGACGTTAGAGCGGAAACAGCTTATAAAGGTGGCGGAGGTGTTGGCGATATCAGCGATTTTAATGCTTTTGAAACCTTTACCGGAGTTTTTCCAACATTTTGGTCTCTGGATGGCAAATGGTTTGACCTATACCGAAGCGTACAACGTGCAAACAGTGCGATCAGACGTTTGAACGCTATTTCCGAAACTGTAATGCCGCAAAAAAATATACGTTTGGGAGAAATGCGGTTTCTGCGGGCACACTATTTTTTCGAATTGAACCGCTTATTTAACAGGGTTCCATATTTCGATGAAAATGTTGAGAATACAGATTACATCAAGATTCCCAATACGCAGTTCAGCAGAGATCAGCTGCTGGAAAAAATAGCTGCGGAGTTTGCTGCGGCATCGGATCTCCTGCCAGCAACTCAAGCAGAACCGGGCAGAACAACTAAATATGCCGCCAAAGCTTACCAGGCCAAAGTGGTTTTGTATAGGGCGTACAAACAAAAAGATGATAACACTTTTAGCTCAATTGATGCAACTTTAATGAACAATGCGCTGACGCTTTGTGATGAAGTTATCACCCAGGGTGGCTATTCGTTACTGGACGATTTTCAAAAACTTTCCCAGGCTGAATTTGATAACAGTAAAGAATCTGTTTTTGCAGTTCAACATTCAATCGGTGACGGAACAACAAATGGCAGGATCAACTGGAGCAATCTTTTGAATGCCCCAAAAGGACCTGCTTACGGAGGGGATGGTTTTTTTCAACCCAGTCAGAATCTGGTAAACTCTTTCAAAACGGATATCAACGGCATTCCAATGCCCGACACTTATAACAACGGCAATCTCATGACTGTTGCCGATGGGCTGGCGACCAACGTGGATCCAAGACTGGATTTCACTGTGGGCAGAATCGGGGTAAGATGGAAAAATTACACTGCTTCTGCGTATGCTGCCAACTGGGCGCGTGAACCAGCCACTTATGGCTACTACCACAATAAGAAAGCATTGGTTTCACCTGAGTCACCGTTTATGGTGAAAGGATTTCCATGGGGAGGTTCAGCTTTAAACTGGACGATTATCCGATATGCAGATGTCCTTTTATGGAAAGCTGAGGCACTAATCGAGCTCAACCGCCAGAATGAAGCTTATCCACTCATCAATCAGGTAAGGGCCCGCGCTAAAAACAGTAAATACGTATTGGCATTCCCAAACACAAGTGCTACTGACTACGCCGCAAAATATAACATCGAAACTTATCAGCCAGGGTTGAACTGCGTATGGACCAATGATTATGCACGTAAAGCTTTGAGGTTTGAGCGTAAGCTGGAATTTGCAATGGAGGGCGAACGTTTCTTCGATCTGGTTAGGTGGGGGATTGCTGATCAGGTGCTGAACCAGGAGTACTTTCCAAAAGAAAAGATACTGAGAACTTATCTGCAGAATGCAAGGTTTGTAAAGGGAAGAGATGAATACTTTCCTATTCCTCAGGCCCAGATTAATTTCTCAGGCGGTTTGTATAAGCAAAATCCAAATTATAATTAATGTATTATTCGCCTGATAATTTATTGATATGAGAACTAGTCACGTTTATATTGCTTTACTGACCCTGACCATTTCATTTTTTCTGCATTTCCCTGCAGACGGACAGGAAATCTTCAGTTTTGAGGGCAAAGAGCCGTTAACATCTGCATCCGGCCATATGAAGCTTATTCTGAAAGGCAGGTCAGCCGTTGCAGAGTTGTCTGAGGGGCTCAGTGGAAAGGGCTTCAGGACTGATGGTTACTCAAGCTACCTGCAGCTGAGAAATCCGGATCGAAAGAACATCCAGGGAGTTTCAGCCTGGTTTGCACTGGAATCTTTTCCAACAGATACTGCCGCATTTTTTTCAGTTAAAGACAGCACAAATCATATTTATCTGGGACTGTGTACTGATCGGTTCGGAGCACTGATGTTAAGTGTCTCAAAAGATAATAAGCTAAATTACATCGCCCTTGGCAGATCTGTTCAACGATTTAAGTGGATTAATCTGGGTTTAGCCTTTAATGAAACAGGATTATCAATCTTATTGAACGGTTTGCCTGTCCCGCTTCCCAATGCGGTAAAGTTTCCGGGAAGGGTCAGTCAGATTCTTCTGGGAAAGGATTTTAGAAATAAAAATCTCGATCTCCTGGATTTAACCACAATAAATGGCCTGGTCGATGAAGTCAGTGTATGGGATTTGCCGATTGATGAGAAACTGATTACTAAGGGGATAGCAACTTATTCAGCCAGAACTCCTATACTGGCAATTCCTTCAAGCAGGTTCAGGGATGATTTCAGCCGTCCAAAATACCATTTGCTTCCTTCGGCTAACTGGACAAATGAGACCCATGGATTAATCTTCTATAAAGGGCTATACCATATCTTCAATCAGAAGAATGCTTCCAGCCTGGCCCTGAGGCAGATCAATTGGGGGCATTTCAGTAGCCCGGATCTGGTCAACTGGACAGAGCACAGGCCTGCACTAAGTCCGGAAAAAGGCTATGATGAAAATGGGATCTGGTCGGGACATGTTGTCGCGGATGACCAGGGAAACCCAGTGATCAGTTATACCGCAGGAGGACCTAAAATGGGAATTGCCCTTGCTTATCCAAAAGACAGCACCCTCATCGAATGGACAAAGTACAAGGACAATCCAGTTATCGGCGGTCAGCCGGAAGGTTATACCAGAACCGACCTCAGGGATACCTATATGTGGAAGGAAGGAAATAAATGGTATATGGTGGTGGGTTTTGGGATAGCGCAAAACAATGAACAAAAGGGCGCTTTATTGCTGTATTCTTCTGATGATATGCAAAAATGGAAATTCCTGCATACCCTTTTTGAAGGAAATCCTGATCGGGACAATTCCGGGATTTTCTGGGAAATGCCTGTATTCAAAAAAATTGGAGATAAGTATATTTTGTTGGTGAACAGGGTTCCTGATAGAGGCGTTCCTGCAAGGGCACAATATTGGATAGGCAGCTTTGTGAAGGAACGTTTTGTTCCGGACCATCCGATGCCGCGCAACTTAGAAGTGATCAACAGATTGCTTTCGCCTTCTGTGGCTGAAGATAAAGAAGGCCGGATCTGTGCAATTGCGATCATTCCTGACGAGATCAGTTCAGAGGCAGCTTATCAACAAGGGTGGTCACATCTTTATAGCATTCCAAGGATCTGGAATTTGTCAGATGGAAAATTAACACAGTCTCCACATCCCGCACTCCGGTCTTTAAGAGCAGCTAACAGCAGCGTGTTGGATACTACGGTTGTCAACCATCAATCGGTTCCGCTTTTTTCCGGGCAGCAATATGAGGTCCTGGCAGAGATTATCCCCAATAAGGCAAAACAATTTGGGTTCGTACTGCATAAAAATGCGGATCAGTCTGAATACACAAAAATATACTATGATGCTGATGCAAAAGAGATGGTTGTGGATCAGCTCCACTCCAGTACAAAAAAAGGAATACCGTTGCGGATTAAAAAAGATGCATTTTTATTAGATACCAGCAAGCCTGTCCGTTTTCATGTTTTCGTGGATGGGTCGGTAATCGAGATTTTTATTAATGATCAGCATGCATTGACCACAAGGATTTTTCCTTCCAAACGAAATAGTGATCAGGCAGAGGTCTTTTCTGAAGGAGGCAACATTGGTGTAAAAGCAGAAACATGGGCAATCAGTCCAGCCCGGATGAACACAGACTTTTGATAACATTGACAAATAAAAAACTGAATAAAATTAAC
This region of Pedobacter steynii genomic DNA includes:
- a CDS encoding carbohydrate kinase family protein, which gives rise to MNSSAIKSVVCFGEILWDNLPDGKRPGGAPMNVAYHLHKLGLQSHLISSIGNDVAGKELLDFLNGIGIETTWIQTNDNYETSQVLAAINEENEVSYEIVAPVAWDDIRWEGEMENLIKTADAFVFGSLCSRNEASRSTLLKMLTHARYKVFDVNLRAPHYSPELVSDLLRQADLVKINSAELRLISEWSNISYTRELDCIEAIFDKFGMKEILITKGPHGATYYNRSLTYEYPAYSISVADTIGSGDSFLAAFLAMKLADEPLDVTLDYAVAMGAFITAQSGACPAYSKFDFDRFIWKRKWCAPDIAFQ
- a CDS encoding SusC/RagA family TonB-linked outer membrane protein codes for the protein MKIRYFLMLLTMCLCSQNLSAQNNTTVTGTVTDNKGETLIGVGVLLKGTKTGTSTNNQGQYSLSIPGNNPILVISYLGFLSQEIPVNNRTKIDVSLQPDAKNLDEVVVTGYQTEKKKDLTGAVSVVDMKDVANIPSGNVISTLQGRVPGLNVTNSGQPGGVGTGVGIRGITTINNSSPLYVVDGVQTRSNIATLLNPNDVESIQILKDAASASIYGTQAANGVIIITTKKAKRNETHIDFDAQLTTQSFHTGIKMLSAQQWGDAYWQANINDGRVPNHDLYGSGATAVIPEFIDAAQRIRSANTNWANEVYGNSLLQNYNLSIAKGSENGSTSFSVNYFDQDGLVKYTNFNRLNMRLNSDYGFLNNRIRVGENMNISRWTEKLKPGGIEELAIAQHPIIPVYDILGGYAGPTQGIGDKPNPVRLLDQQKQNRLEQWRIFGNLYLEAEPVKNLVFRSNFSLNFRNGFSSNFEPKWAEGDRKVDKNNLVTVNDYDRDWIWTNTANYSLNVGKHTLTALAGVESKESYFENISGRRENYIIEAPDYRYLDAGDGAQTNGGTASRNATDSYFAKVNYTFNDRYLLMGTVRRDASSRFGKNNNAGIFPAASAGWRISQEDFMKKVDWISDLKIRASWGQNGNDLLDNEATYTKYSTNLVSGGYDIGGINQGVIPRGILKDRTGSPNVKWEVTTQTNFGLDVAMLKNRLNLTLDYYIKDTKDMLIDRPYIALIGEGGYMAYNGASLNNKGFEAIVNWQDKVGSDFTYDLTFSASAYKNKVTSVPDDIFYTYGGGNGIDRTIVGQPLGSWLGLQTDGLYKTDADLNNGINQQGKGLGRIRYVDTNGDKIINDRDRVWLGSDQPKFIGGLNVALTYKAFDFSFFVNGMVRKAYNNSKFYTDFFQLWTGNHGTRLLDAWNPNTNPDSNIPGLTALNLGNEGQTSDYFVENGNYLKLKNIQLGYTLPAEIASRFKLKTVRFYVQGQDLFTITNYTGADPEGLGYPYPLPRTFTFGARVGF
- a CDS encoding RagB/SusD family nutrient uptake outer membrane protein, which codes for MKIKYTLLAVLFVFSACKKDFLDSKPKAKLSDELLNTPEGIEGLCIAAYAALAGPDGQGTHERPTTNWIYGDVRAETAYKGGGGVGDISDFNAFETFTGVFPTFWSLDGKWFDLYRSVQRANSAIRRLNAISETVMPQKNIRLGEMRFLRAHYFFELNRLFNRVPYFDENVENTDYIKIPNTQFSRDQLLEKIAAEFAAASDLLPATQAEPGRTTKYAAKAYQAKVVLYRAYKQKDDNTFSSIDATLMNNALTLCDEVITQGGYSLLDDFQKLSQAEFDNSKESVFAVQHSIGDGTTNGRINWSNLLNAPKGPAYGGDGFFQPSQNLVNSFKTDINGIPMPDTYNNGNLMTVADGLATNVDPRLDFTVGRIGVRWKNYTASAYAANWAREPATYGYYHNKKALVSPESPFMVKGFPWGGSALNWTIIRYADVLLWKAEALIELNRQNEAYPLINQVRARAKNSKYVLAFPNTSATDYAAKYNIETYQPGLNCVWTNDYARKALRFERKLEFAMEGERFFDLVRWGIADQVLNQEYFPKEKILRTYLQNARFVKGRDEYFPIPQAQINFSGGLYKQNPNYN
- a CDS encoding GH32 C-terminal domain-containing protein: MRTSHVYIALLTLTISFFLHFPADGQEIFSFEGKEPLTSASGHMKLILKGRSAVAELSEGLSGKGFRTDGYSSYLQLRNPDRKNIQGVSAWFALESFPTDTAAFFSVKDSTNHIYLGLCTDRFGALMLSVSKDNKLNYIALGRSVQRFKWINLGLAFNETGLSILLNGLPVPLPNAVKFPGRVSQILLGKDFRNKNLDLLDLTTINGLVDEVSVWDLPIDEKLITKGIATYSARTPILAIPSSRFRDDFSRPKYHLLPSANWTNETHGLIFYKGLYHIFNQKNASSLALRQINWGHFSSPDLVNWTEHRPALSPEKGYDENGIWSGHVVADDQGNPVISYTAGGPKMGIALAYPKDSTLIEWTKYKDNPVIGGQPEGYTRTDLRDTYMWKEGNKWYMVVGFGIAQNNEQKGALLLYSSDDMQKWKFLHTLFEGNPDRDNSGIFWEMPVFKKIGDKYILLVNRVPDRGVPARAQYWIGSFVKERFVPDHPMPRNLEVINRLLSPSVAEDKEGRICAIAIIPDEISSEAAYQQGWSHLYSIPRIWNLSDGKLTQSPHPALRSLRAANSSVLDTTVVNHQSVPLFSGQQYEVLAEIIPNKAKQFGFVLHKNADQSEYTKIYYDADAKEMVVDQLHSSTKKGIPLRIKKDAFLLDTSKPVRFHVFVDGSVIEIFINDQHALTTRIFPSKRNSDQAEVFSEGGNIGVKAETWAISPARMNTDF